CTGCCATCACATGCACCATGctgcaaaaaaaatgcagagcGCTTTTTGTACATCTACACACAGATCCTCAGTGGTCTCCAGATCAGGTAAAGAactgtgcacatatacacatctaATGCATTACTCATTAACATTTTTAGAATGACACATGAACACTACTATTGTCCTACAAGTGAAGTCATGTTTTTAGCTTTGTTGAGTGATGTACCTGAAGAAAGTGTGTCAGTACATCCCTGTTTGTGtaccatcgctctctctctctgcatatgCCATGAGTGTCATGACAAAAGGAATGATGCCTGCATATAACACCTTCAGCTAAGAGGACAGTGAGCCCTACGGGGACCCACTTGAGGAGCTCTTTAGACAGCACACCGTGAACGGGAAGTCACAACAGGGGATTACATCTCTGCATTAGTACCTTATCAAGAAAGGTAGTATGTTCTTCTCAGTACCAAGCGTTGAGTACATTATAGTtataaaacattccaaaaatgCTGtcagtttaaattaaataataaacagagTGATGCTATGAATCTTGGTAACTTGTCATTACATTAAGTACATTAAGTGCTTGAGCAGTTTATCATTACCGTATAACACAACATGACTTCAGTTCAGAACTGTGTCTCTGTCAAAAAAGAGCTACCTGTCAAAGAAAGTTTTCCTTCTATTGTAAATTAAGTTTATTTGACAAAATTCTTAGAGTGGTCAAATCATGTACAAGATTGCTGTGTTGTGGCCTGTGTTTACACCAGTCAGGTAACTGATGAAAAGTGCTTGTGTGCCCAGAGTGCTTCACACTTATAGCTGTCAGTGGAATCAATCTAGATGTTAATCACTATAGCATCCTATTAGGTATAATCAAACAACTAACATGATATGCAAATTGTAGATAAAAATACTGGAGGAGATTCTAACATGGAGGGAACTTATAAAACTGACATGTCATAGTTGCCAAAAAAATTGCTGTAAAAAGGACAAAGAGTGACAAAAAAATATACCTCTGTCATTAAATCTATTCATATATACTTCTATAGGAATGATACGTTTTTATTATAGGTTTCAGTGGATCCTTTAATAAATGCATATTCAATAAATCCATCAATATTGTGTTcagtaaataacaataaatatcaataataatatcaataaaCCCTTCAATGActtatttatgattttaaaaaagtatttgttattatttataaatggaTTTGGAAATATACATTTGGATTTATTGTAGGATTTATCTTATTAGACTTGTTATATAATAACAGatttattgacatttttttctaaaattttttattgtttatattattattaacttttctttttatggaTGATCAGAGTCCTTATTTGGGCATTTTGACTCAGAGACATTTTACCTCCACATTTCAATCACTGTCATTCTGTCCCTTCATTGTTGGATCAACATGATTTTTTGAATGGCCCTTATCATGGAAAATAATTTCCCTCATCCTGCAGTCCTTATGGAATCTAAGATGCAGATAACTATTTCTTAGATGTAACGataactcatttacatatctttGTCTATTCAGCCTACAGCAGTTTAGCCCTGCCCCCTCAGGTGCGTTCCAGCCATTCTCAGGTGTGTTCCTGTAAAAATTAATGACTGTTTTTGGTATGGAAAGCCATGGAAACCTAAGTAGACATCTTGGAAAAAtgtcataataaaataaaaatgtaaaattcagaTTTATTCACAAAGTGATTTACCAGGCACATGTAATAGTTTGAATAGTAATGGCATAAGCAATTGTAACATTGGGAGTTACCAGATACAGCtgttgaattattattataattaatcaTACTGCAGTAGGATAAATTCAAATTTTTTCTGTAAATTGTAGTATATTGTAAATCCATAACTTGGTAGGTGTAGTTATGGCTGATCAGGCTCTTTATTTGTCTgcagaataaagaaaaacatattaGAATATTAGAAATTTGGTTAATTTAACTGTTACATACCACATCGAAGCAATGAACActaaaattacaaatgtgtacgacaataacaaaaaaaaaaatcaggccGTTTCTTTTGGTTACCTGCAGGCAATACATTGTCTTCGTAGTATCCTGCATTAGTTATATTGCTAGGCGGCTTGTACTGACCAACCACAAAGACAGTGTTTCCATCAGTGGCTATGCCAACCCTGACTTCTTGACTTGATTTCCATAAAATCTGGGTGAAGTGTCCTGCAAATGTTTTGTGCATagcaaaaggtttttaaaaacctgaaaaaacTAAGATATTTTTTACAGAAGGAGGACAAATAACAtcatgttaaattaaattaaattttcttTCACTTGTGCAGTGTAGTCATTCCTATAGTGAGTTGTAAAATCCGCACCTGCTTTGGGCTGAAATCCAGGTTTACTGAAGTCATAGCCTTTAATCTCAATGTACCACTTATCCACAGGTTCATTTCCTATTGCATGtattaaaaagaaattttaaagCATGAGAAAATGCTGTTTGCTCATGATACTGAATGGTCAGTAATGTATTGTTGAAAAATGTCAGGAttggcccctcctagtgtcctgtctccatggttacactgtctcatgtctttgttttgctttactctCCTGTTTTGGTTCAGTTCTCTAATTtggttttctccacccctcatgagtttcacctgtgtcttgtttagccctCATTAGCACATGGATTTATTCCTATGTTCCTCCATCTGGTCGCTGTTGTCCTAGCTCTATTTGTTTTGCACAGCCTGTTCTTTGGACTagtctgttttctgttctttattttagtttgcttgtttgttgtttttgtgttttactttctgATTCATCATGTATACTGGATTTCTTTGTGTTGGTAAATTGATTCTGGACTGTGACTATGACCATGATGTGGGATTTGCCCTTAAGAAATCTCGCTCTGCTCACCCTTTGCGTCCCCCTCCCGTTCACTCtgcattaaaaaagcaaaagatgTAGAGAAAAATCATAGTTGTACAGAAGAGAGCTTTCTGATCTAAACATACAGTAATGTTTGCGAGGAAGGATTGGCTGGCTTGTTCCAGTGTCTTAACAATGATATTTTCAGCATGTGGTCAAAAGCAtgaaaattataaaacattgtcaATGAAAGATTAAACATTATTTCACACACTTCCTTAGTGATGTTTGTTGTTCAGCATGTAATGTAGTGCTTTAAAATCTAGACCTACCTGTGCATTTCTTCGGAGTGGAGCTCCGGGCGTAGAAAAGGTTTTCTCCATTGTTAGTGTTACTGTGCTGCAAGGCTTTAGACACACAGCTGAGACACACAGCTCCTGATTCAGGGTCAAAGCCGGAGCTCCATGTTTTTTCCTGTACTCGTTATGGCTGGCAAGGAATTTATTCTTAAAGGCCTCATCTGTTTGGAGAGAAATAAGCTTGAGTAACAAAATAAATCTCAAGATTCATGCCAGTATAAAAAAGGGAACACTCTGTTTAACAAGAATGCAACTTGACCCCCCCATAACATCCATTATTCTTCATAGATAATATAAGAATAAAGTCGAAGAATGAGGCAAATCAATATCACAGTTCACTTACCTG
This region of Electrophorus electricus isolate fEleEle1 chromosome 2, fEleEle1.pri, whole genome shotgun sequence genomic DNA includes:
- the LOC113592127 gene encoding Golgi-associated plant pathogenesis-related protein 1-like, whose product is MEKTFSTPGAPLRRNAQSEREGDAKGNEPVDKWYIEIKGYDFSKPGFQPKAGHFTQILWKSSQEVRVGIATDGNTVFVVGQYKPPSNITNAGYYEDNVLPADK